A single window of Desulfuromonas sp. TF DNA harbors:
- a CDS encoding protein-glutamate O-methyltransferase CheR has product MVKRDLLEVEELEIDLLLEALHRRYGYDFRDYARASLRRKVRQLASTVGVTKVSELIPRLLHEPELFGSVVGTFATPVTEMFRDPPFFKYLRDSVVPYLKTWPFVRIWMAGCATGEEVYSLAILLREEGIYERCTLFATDFVDPVLRRAREGIYPLRSMKTNIANYQRSGGRETLSDYYHADYDSIIMDAGLRKNITFANHNLVTDGVFSEVHLILCRNVLIYFNAALQKRVLDLFHDSLLHGGFLSLGSKESLHYSGIEAQFEELEPKWKVYRKID; this is encoded by the coding sequence ATGGTCAAGCGCGATTTGCTGGAAGTGGAAGAGCTGGAAATTGACCTGCTGCTGGAGGCGCTCCACCGGCGCTACGGCTATGACTTCCGCGATTATGCCCGGGCGTCGCTGCGACGCAAGGTCCGCCAACTCGCCTCCACGGTCGGGGTGACGAAGGTGAGCGAGCTGATTCCCCGCCTCCTGCACGAGCCGGAGCTGTTCGGCAGCGTGGTCGGGACCTTTGCGACCCCGGTAACGGAGATGTTCCGCGACCCGCCATTCTTCAAGTATCTTCGGGACTCGGTCGTCCCCTACCTGAAGACCTGGCCCTTTGTCCGCATCTGGATGGCCGGCTGCGCCACCGGCGAGGAGGTCTATTCCCTGGCCATACTGCTCCGGGAGGAGGGGATCTACGAGCGCTGCACCCTGTTCGCCACCGACTTCGTCGACCCCGTGCTGCGCCGGGCCAGGGAGGGTATCTATCCCTTGCGCAGCATGAAGACCAACATCGCCAACTACCAGCGCTCAGGCGGACGGGAAACGCTCTCGGACTACTATCACGCCGACTACGATTCGATCATCATGGATGCGGGCCTCAGAAAAAACATCACCTTCGCCAATCACAATCTGGTTACGGACGGAGTCTTCAGCGAAGTCCACCTGATCCTGTGCCGCAACGTGCTTATCTATTTCAACGCCGCCCTGCAGAAACGGGTGCTGGACCTCTTTCACGACAGCCTGCTGCACGGCGGTTTCCTGAGCTTGGGGAGCAAGGAGTCGCTGCACTACAGTGGCATTGAGGCCCAGTTTGAGGAACTGGAACCGAAATGGAAGGTCTACCGCAAGATCGATTGA
- a CDS encoding chemotaxis protein CheB — protein MKARQKGRSRPFAAALLGGSAGGISAVTTIVSALPPSFSLPVVVVLHQSPGELGWVEYLGRQARLPVVEAEDKMPLAPGRVYCAPAGYHLLLETGGTLALSVDEKVNFARPSIDLLFSSAADALAPALIGIVLTGTNGDGARGLAEIAEAGGLAVVQSPRTAEWPTMPEAALETVPQALVVDLEEIAKILVELTM, from the coding sequence TTGAAGGCAAGGCAGAAAGGGAGATCGCGCCCTTTCGCCGCGGCGCTGCTCGGCGGCTCCGCCGGGGGCATCAGCGCCGTGACCACCATCGTCTCGGCGCTTCCCCCCTCCTTTTCCCTGCCGGTCGTCGTGGTGCTTCATCAGAGTCCGGGAGAGCTTGGCTGGGTGGAGTATCTCGGCCGGCAGGCCAGGCTGCCGGTGGTGGAGGCCGAGGACAAGATGCCCCTCGCCCCCGGCAGGGTCTACTGTGCGCCGGCCGGCTATCATCTGTTGCTGGAGACGGGCGGAACCCTGGCCCTGTCGGTGGATGAAAAGGTCAACTTCGCCCGCCCGAGCATCGATCTGCTCTTCTCCAGCGCCGCCGACGCCCTCGCTCCGGCGCTGATCGGGATCGTCCTGACCGGCACCAACGGCGACGGCGCCCGAGGTCTGGCCGAGATCGCCGAGGCCGGCGGTCTGGCCGTGGTACAATCGCCGCGCACGGCGGAGTGGCCGACCATGCCGGAGGCCGCCCTGGAGACCGTACCGCAGGCGCTGGTGGTGGATCTCGAAGAGATTGCGAAGATATTGGTGGAATTGACCATGTAG
- a CDS encoding response regulator — translation MDRPAILIVDDREENLIALERILERTDAVIVKAHSGNEALKACLNHDFALALLDVNMPEMSGYELAELMRGEKCLSTIPIIFLTAANTQQHQIFNGYSCGAVDYLIKPLQPEILLNKVTIFLDIYLQKRELHLRGRALEQLNRELQRATEKAEAATKAKSEFLAHMSHEIRTPMTVFLAVIEHLRQIDENPERRHLLDMADQSARRLRFLIDDILDFSRIEARRVDLKEETFDLRSCMREAVEMFDLSAREKDLRLETEVSPDTPPVVLGDPSRLGQVLINLVGNAVKFTHEGGVRISVQPREDLLEFSVIDSGIGIPEEKRHLLFQSFSQIDSTFQRQYGGTGLGLAISKGLVELMGGRIEVQGRKEGGSIFTFTLPLKAAESGKLSSPETLSKKSGGESPSAHILLAEDEPIIRELITLLLARRGWQADTAESGREAIEKWEGGEFDIVLMDLQMPAMNGLEASREIRKREAEGDRRTCIIGLTAHSWGEIMDDCLKAGMDEVLTKPVQMDDLYSAIDRCLSK, via the coding sequence ATGGATAGACCTGCCATTCTGATCGTGGATGACCGCGAGGAAAACCTGATTGCGCTGGAGCGCATTCTGGAGAGGACCGATGCCGTCATCGTCAAGGCCCACAGCGGCAATGAGGCCCTGAAGGCATGTCTCAACCACGATTTCGCCTTGGCTTTGCTGGACGTGAACATGCCGGAGATGAGCGGCTACGAGCTGGCCGAGCTGATGCGGGGAGAGAAATGCCTCTCCACCATACCGATCATTTTTCTCACGGCCGCCAACACGCAGCAGCACCAGATTTTCAATGGCTATTCCTGCGGCGCCGTCGATTACCTGATCAAGCCCTTGCAGCCTGAAATCCTCCTGAACAAGGTGACCATATTCCTGGACATCTACCTGCAGAAGCGGGAGCTGCATCTCCGCGGTCGAGCACTGGAGCAGCTCAATCGAGAGTTGCAACGGGCCACGGAGAAAGCCGAAGCGGCAACGAAAGCCAAGAGCGAATTCCTGGCTCACATGAGCCATGAAATCCGCACCCCCATGACTGTCTTTCTGGCGGTCATCGAACACCTTCGGCAAATCGACGAAAACCCTGAACGCCGCCATCTTCTGGATATGGCCGATCAGTCGGCAAGGCGCCTGCGTTTTCTCATCGACGACATCCTCGACTTCTCGCGGATAGAGGCACGGCGAGTCGATCTGAAGGAGGAGACGTTCGATCTGCGGAGCTGCATGCGTGAGGCTGTGGAGATGTTTGACCTCTCCGCCAGAGAGAAAGACCTGCGCCTCGAAACGGAGGTGTCGCCTGATACGCCTCCTGTCGTGCTCGGCGACCCTTCCAGACTGGGACAGGTGCTGATCAACCTGGTCGGCAACGCGGTAAAGTTCACCCACGAAGGGGGGGTGCGCATCTCCGTGCAGCCCCGGGAAGATCTCCTGGAATTCTCTGTCATCGACTCCGGTATCGGCATTCCGGAGGAAAAACGCCATCTGCTCTTCCAGAGTTTCAGCCAGATTGACTCCACCTTCCAACGCCAGTACGGGGGCACCGGACTGGGGCTGGCGATCTCCAAGGGGCTGGTCGAGTTGATGGGAGGGCGGATCGAAGTCCAGGGCCGGAAGGAAGGGGGCAGCATCTTCACCTTCACTCTTCCCTTGAAGGCCGCCGAAAGCGGGAAACTCTCATCACCCGAAACTCTGTCGAAAAAATCAGGAGGAGAAAGTCCGTCCGCCCACATCCTGCTGGCTGAAGATGAGCCCATTATTCGAGAGTTGATCACCCTTCTTCTGGCACGTCGTGGCTGGCAAGCGGATACAGCCGAATCCGGACGGGAAGCCATAGAAAAGTGGGAGGGAGGGGAATTCGACATTGTCCTCATGGACCTGCAGATGCCGGCCATGAACGGTCTGGAGGCGTCCCGGGAAATCCGGAAGAGGGAAGCCGAAGGAGACAGGCGCACCTGCATCATCGGCCTTACTGCTCATTCATGGGGCGAAATAATGGATGACTGCTTGAAGGCGGGGATGGATGAGGTATTGACCAAGCCGGTTCAGATGGATGACCTTTATTCGGCTATTGACAGGTGTCTGTCGAAATGA
- a CDS encoding acyloxyacyl hydrolase, which yields MQNMPAIILSFVLVMLASPPARAADRQETFSRFGKVEILGNGPHYLDMAAGRFDAFDGDDALAANLEWRGGKKYYFIGPVIGLLANTDEAFFGYAGIHADFAIGDFALNLSWGAGGYERGDSKDLGGVFQFIENLTIDYRLENGLRAGVRYQHISNADLHDSNPGNDSLFLSLAFPF from the coding sequence ATGCAAAACATGCCTGCCATTATTCTCAGTTTTGTACTGGTCATGCTGGCTTCGCCGCCAGCCCGGGCTGCCGACCGGCAGGAGACCTTTTCCCGGTTCGGAAAAGTGGAGATCCTGGGGAACGGTCCTCACTACCTCGATATGGCAGCGGGGCGGTTTGACGCCTTCGACGGGGATGACGCTCTTGCAGCCAACCTTGAATGGAGGGGCGGCAAAAAATATTATTTCATTGGACCCGTTATCGGTCTTTTGGCCAACACCGATGAAGCCTTTTTTGGGTATGCGGGCATCCATGCCGATTTCGCCATCGGAGACTTCGCCTTAAACCTGTCGTGGGGAGCCGGGGGGTACGAACGGGGAGACAGCAAGGATCTCGGCGGCGTCTTTCAATTCATCGAGAACCTGACGATAGACTACCGGTTGGAAAATGGACTGCGTGCGGGAGTCCGCTACCAGCACATCTCCAATGCCGACCTGCACGATAGTAACCCCGGCAACGACTCACTCTTTCTCTCCCTTGCATTCCCGTTTTAG
- a CDS encoding efflux transporter outer membrane subunit, which produces MISLPLLLTSCTLGPDYVRPQIETPPSWRIEYQAASDMADTAWWQQFGDPVLNGLIETALRENYDLRTAAARVDQFLGALATTRSELFPQFGAGIAASRQRDTETGPVIVPNSTYDFYEAFLDVSWEIDIWGRIRRASESARAQVFASEEGRRAVVLTLVASVANGYIVLRGLDRQLEIARDTERVYARGLKLFQDRHRYGTISRVELSQAEAQYEIARQAIPQFESLVRQQENLLSVLLGRNPGPIPRGKTIDELTAPGIPADLPSALLERRPDIVQAEQNLVAANAQIGAAKALYFPRISLTGLLGVASSELSDLSDSGSEIWSLGGSALAPVVTFGAVSGQVDQAEALQQQALFQYQQAILTAFREVEDALVSTTKGNEQLASQGRQVRALGDYARLSRHQYEGGTVSYLQVLDADRSLFSEQLNLVDTQTLVLTSLVDIYRAMGGGWVNEADRLTGVGPALPAGDGGVEEAEVAR; this is translated from the coding sequence TTGATCAGCCTCCCTCTCCTGCTGACTAGTTGCACCCTCGGCCCCGACTACGTGCGGCCGCAGATCGAAACTCCCCCCTCCTGGCGGATCGAATATCAGGCGGCGTCGGATATGGCCGATACCGCCTGGTGGCAGCAGTTCGGGGATCCGGTGCTGAACGGCCTCATCGAGACGGCCCTGCGGGAAAATTATGACCTCAGAACCGCCGCGGCCCGGGTCGACCAGTTCCTAGGGGCGCTTGCCACGACCCGCTCGGAACTCTTTCCCCAGTTCGGCGCCGGGATCGCGGCGTCGCGGCAGCGGGATACCGAGACCGGCCCCGTCATTGTTCCAAACTCCACATATGACTTCTACGAGGCGTTCCTCGACGTCTCGTGGGAGATCGACATCTGGGGGCGCATCCGCCGCGCTTCCGAGTCGGCGCGGGCCCAGGTGTTCGCCAGCGAGGAGGGACGCCGGGCGGTGGTCCTCACCCTCGTGGCCAGCGTGGCCAACGGCTACATCGTCCTGCGGGGACTGGACCGGCAGCTGGAGATCGCCCGGGATACGGAGCGGGTGTACGCCAGGGGGCTGAAGCTCTTTCAGGACCGCCACCGGTACGGCACCATCTCGCGGGTCGAACTGAGCCAGGCCGAAGCCCAGTACGAGATCGCCCGCCAGGCCATTCCCCAATTCGAGTCGCTGGTCCGGCAACAGGAGAATCTCCTTTCCGTTCTCCTGGGGCGCAACCCCGGGCCGATCCCACGGGGGAAAACGATCGACGAACTGACCGCCCCCGGCATTCCCGCAGATCTCCCGTCGGCGCTGCTGGAGCGGCGCCCCGACATCGTCCAGGCCGAGCAGAACCTGGTGGCCGCCAATGCCCAGATCGGAGCCGCCAAGGCGCTCTACTTCCCGCGGATATCGCTGACCGGGCTTCTGGGTGTGGCGAGTTCGGAACTCTCCGATCTCTCCGATTCAGGATCGGAAATCTGGTCCCTCGGCGGCAGCGCCCTGGCACCCGTCGTTACCTTCGGCGCCGTCTCGGGGCAGGTCGATCAGGCCGAGGCGCTGCAGCAGCAGGCGCTGTTTCAGTACCAGCAGGCAATCCTGACGGCGTTTCGCGAGGTCGAGGACGCCCTGGTGAGCACCACCAAGGGGAATGAGCAGCTCGCATCGCAGGGGCGGCAGGTGCGGGCGCTGGGCGATTACGCGCGGCTGTCGCGGCATCAGTACGAGGGGGGTACCGTCAGCTACCTGCAGGTCCTGGACGCCGACCGCTCCCTCTTCTCGGAACAGCTCAACTTAGTGGATACCCAGACCCTCGTCCTCACCTCACTGGTCGACATCTACCGCGCCATGGGGGGCGGCTGGGTGAACGAAGCCGACCGGCTCACCGGCGTCGGACCGGCTTTACCCGCCGGGGATGGCGGCGTGGAAGAGGCGGAGGTCGCCCGGTGA
- a CDS encoding efflux RND transporter permease subunit, with translation MASFFIDRPVFAAVISIILTLAGLVAMRATPIAQYPDIAPPTVQVSAVYPGATAEVIANTVAAPIEQQVNGVDRMTYMSSTSSSTGNMTLTVTFEPGTDPDLAQVNVQNRVSQASPKLPDIVTKQGVTVEKRSQAFMMVISFFSPDDRYDQTYLSNFTNLYVLDPIKRISGANLSTMFPVPDIAMRIWLKPDRLAQLGITSQEVAEAIQRQNRAFGIGQIGQAPTTKGTQQSFVVTTQGMLADPAEFEDIIVRATSEGAAIVRLKDVGYAEMGSKDYSIASKVNGKRAVALVVYQQPGANAIETSEQVRALIDQLEPTFPPGFDYKIVLDTSKFTEASIEKVVHTFFEAVILVVLVVFLFLQSFRATLIPIMAVPIAIIGTYIGILGLGFSTNMLTLFGMILAIGLVVDDAIIVVENVEHNMATLHMTPMEASKKAMSELAGALVAIVLVLGSVFLPVAFLGGMTGTLFKQFAITIAISMVLSGVVALTLSPAMAARILKAQHKEKRGFFKWFEKGFGKLTDGYVVGVRFLVGHKLIGVGLFVAVLVGVVFLFRLVPGSFVPEEDQGYIFVASMLPDAASLERTIAVSDRAVSLLQENEAVSDVAQLDGYSIIDGQNRTNAALMFASLKPYEEREGEEGTAFAVIADARRRFAQIREGLVMPLNPPSIPGLGTTGGFEFYIQSKGSGTPQELEKKVKEFITGCRQRSELASVASTFSASQQQLYFDLDRARAETLGVSVSTVFETLQTYFGSSYVSQYTQFGRIWQVIIQATPEYRDAPDDFAQLFVRSSNGQMVPLSALIVSRYVPGPNLLTRFNGFPAAKVTGSQAPGFSTGQAIAAMEETARQVLGQGYDFAWAGQAYEEKKAGGTSSAAFVFGLIMVFLILAAQYEKWTLPIGVVLAVPFAILGALFFTWIAGLENDVYFQVGMVTLVGLAAKNAILIIEFAAENVRAGMALEEAAIEAARLRLRPIVMTSLAFILGCVPMAIAHGAGANSLRAIGTGVIGGMLASTLVASFFVPLFFVLLEGVGGLFSRRKKKKRGAEDRPATGGSGEEGGVSHA, from the coding sequence ATGGCAAGTTTCTTTATCGACCGACCGGTCTTCGCGGCGGTCATTTCGATCATCCTGACCCTGGCCGGGCTGGTGGCGATGCGGGCGACCCCCATCGCTCAGTACCCGGACATCGCGCCGCCGACCGTTCAGGTGAGCGCCGTCTATCCGGGCGCCACCGCCGAGGTCATCGCCAACACCGTCGCCGCCCCGATCGAGCAGCAGGTGAACGGCGTCGACCGCATGACCTACATGTCCTCGACCAGTTCCTCTACCGGCAACATGACGCTGACCGTCACCTTCGAGCCGGGAACCGACCCGGACCTGGCGCAGGTGAACGTACAGAACCGGGTCAGCCAGGCATCGCCCAAGCTCCCCGACATCGTCACCAAGCAGGGGGTAACGGTGGAGAAGCGCTCGCAGGCGTTCATGATGGTCATCAGCTTCTTCTCCCCCGATGACCGCTACGACCAGACCTATCTGTCCAACTTTACCAACCTCTACGTGCTCGATCCGATCAAGCGGATTTCGGGCGCCAATCTTTCGACCATGTTTCCGGTGCCGGATATCGCCATGCGCATCTGGCTCAAACCCGACCGGCTGGCCCAGCTCGGCATCACCTCCCAGGAGGTGGCCGAGGCCATCCAGCGGCAGAACCGGGCCTTCGGCATCGGGCAGATCGGACAGGCGCCGACGACTAAAGGAACGCAGCAGTCTTTCGTCGTCACCACCCAGGGGATGCTCGCCGACCCGGCGGAGTTCGAGGACATCATCGTCCGCGCCACCAGCGAGGGAGCTGCCATAGTCCGGCTGAAAGACGTCGGCTACGCCGAAATGGGGAGCAAGGATTACTCCATCGCCAGCAAGGTCAACGGCAAGCGGGCGGTGGCGCTCGTCGTTTACCAGCAGCCGGGCGCCAATGCCATCGAGACCTCGGAACAGGTGCGCGCCCTCATCGACCAGCTCGAGCCGACCTTCCCCCCCGGCTTCGACTACAAGATCGTTCTCGACACCAGCAAGTTCACCGAGGCGTCGATCGAGAAGGTGGTCCATACATTCTTCGAAGCGGTGATCCTCGTCGTCCTCGTCGTCTTCCTCTTCCTGCAGAGCTTTCGCGCCACCCTCATCCCGATCATGGCGGTGCCGATCGCCATCATCGGCACCTACATCGGCATCCTGGGCCTCGGCTTCTCTACCAACATGCTCACCCTCTTCGGGATGATCCTCGCCATCGGCCTGGTGGTCGATGACGCCATCATTGTCGTCGAGAACGTCGAGCACAATATGGCGACCCTCCACATGACACCGATGGAGGCCTCGAAGAAGGCGATGTCGGAGCTGGCCGGCGCCCTGGTCGCCATCGTCCTGGTGCTCGGTTCGGTCTTTTTGCCGGTCGCCTTTCTCGGCGGCATGACCGGCACCCTCTTCAAGCAGTTCGCCATCACCATCGCCATTTCCATGGTCCTGTCGGGGGTGGTGGCGCTGACCCTCTCCCCGGCCATGGCGGCCCGCATCCTGAAGGCGCAGCACAAGGAGAAACGGGGATTCTTCAAGTGGTTCGAGAAGGGGTTCGGCAAGCTCACTGACGGCTACGTCGTCGGGGTGCGCTTCCTGGTCGGGCACAAGCTGATCGGGGTCGGGCTCTTCGTCGCCGTCCTGGTCGGCGTCGTCTTCCTCTTCCGGCTGGTTCCGGGGAGCTTTGTCCCCGAAGAGGACCAGGGGTACATCTTCGTCGCCAGCATGCTGCCGGATGCGGCGAGCCTGGAGCGAACGATTGCGGTCAGCGACCGGGCGGTGTCGCTGCTGCAAGAAAACGAGGCCGTATCGGATGTGGCCCAACTCGACGGCTACAGCATCATCGACGGCCAGAACCGGACCAACGCCGCCCTCATGTTCGCCTCACTGAAGCCATACGAAGAGCGCGAGGGGGAAGAGGGGACGGCCTTCGCCGTTATCGCCGATGCCCGTCGCAGATTCGCGCAGATCAGGGAAGGGCTGGTGATGCCACTCAACCCGCCGTCGATTCCCGGCCTGGGCACCACCGGCGGCTTCGAGTTCTACATCCAGAGCAAGGGGAGCGGCACGCCGCAGGAGCTGGAGAAGAAGGTCAAGGAATTCATCACCGGATGCCGTCAGCGGTCGGAACTGGCGTCCGTCGCCTCCACCTTTTCCGCCTCGCAGCAGCAGCTCTACTTCGATCTCGACCGCGCCCGGGCGGAAACCCTCGGCGTATCGGTCTCCACTGTCTTCGAGACGTTGCAGACGTATTTCGGCTCCTCCTACGTCTCCCAGTACACCCAGTTCGGCCGCATCTGGCAGGTGATCATCCAGGCGACTCCGGAATACCGCGACGCGCCGGACGATTTCGCCCAGCTTTTCGTCCGCTCCAGCAACGGCCAGATGGTGCCGTTGTCGGCGCTGATCGTCTCCCGCTACGTCCCCGGACCCAACCTGCTTACCCGTTTCAACGGCTTCCCGGCGGCGAAGGTCACCGGCAGCCAGGCGCCCGGCTTCAGCACCGGCCAGGCGATCGCCGCCATGGAGGAGACGGCCCGGCAGGTGCTGGGCCAGGGGTACGATTTCGCCTGGGCCGGCCAGGCCTACGAGGAAAAGAAGGCCGGCGGCACCTCGTCGGCGGCCTTCGTCTTCGGCCTGATCATGGTCTTTCTGATCCTGGCGGCGCAGTACGAGAAGTGGACCCTCCCCATCGGGGTCGTCCTGGCGGTCCCCTTCGCCATCCTGGGCGCCCTGTTCTTCACCTGGATCGCCGGCCTGGAGAACGATGTCTACTTCCAGGTGGGGATGGTGACCCTGGTCGGTCTGGCCGCCAAGAACGCCATCCTGATCATCGAGTTCGCGGCCGAGAACGTCCGCGCCGGGATGGCGCTGGAGGAGGCGGCCATCGAGGCGGCGCGGCTGCGGTTGCGCCCCATCGTCATGACCTCTCTCGCCTTCATCCTCGGCTGCGTGCCGATGGCCATCGCCCACGGCGCCGGCGCCAACAGCCTGCGCGCCATCGGCACCGGCGTCATCGGCGGGATGCTAGCCTCGACCCTGGTGGCCTCCTTCTTCGTGCCCCTCTTTTTCGTTTTGCTCGAGGGGGTCGGCGGGTTATTCAGCCGGCGGAAGAAAAAGAAGAGAGGCGCGGAAGACCGGCCGGCTACTGGCGGCTCCGGAGAGGAAGGAGGTGTGAGTCATGCCTAG
- a CDS encoding efflux RND transporter periplasmic adaptor subunit, translated as MFMSTFIKTRRRSFREILSHCSMPAVLLLVLTGMLCGCEKEAPKVAPPVPEVGVVTVTPKTVPVTMSFVAQTESSHQVEVVARVSGFLEKIAYREGDVVKAGQVLFRMDQKPFKAQVAAARGELARAKAQLWTAKANLDRIKPLAELDAASKSDLDNATGAVQSAEAAVYQAQARLDEAELNLGYTVIRSPVTGLSSRSLVREGAFLNPMGETARLTYVAQVNPIWINFSVSQNEFARLQDEVAKGILVPPPNQAYQVEIKLPDGSRYPYPGKISFADPSFSRDTGTFLVRAELPNPQAMLRPGMFVTAIVSGAVRPDAIVVPQKAVQETPNGHVVYGVNEEGLADQRPVVVGEWIGDDWVVRQGLKAGDKVIVDGFQRLTPGAPVKAVAAEATPAAPANAGSATPPAEK; from the coding sequence ATGTTCATGTCGACATTCATCAAAACCCGACGTCGTAGTTTCCGGGAGATCCTCTCCCATTGTTCCATGCCGGCCGTCCTCCTCCTGGTCCTTACGGGCATGCTCTGCGGCTGCGAGAAGGAGGCGCCCAAGGTCGCGCCGCCCGTTCCAGAAGTGGGGGTGGTCACCGTGACGCCGAAAACCGTCCCGGTGACGATGTCTTTCGTCGCCCAGACGGAAAGCTCCCATCAGGTGGAAGTGGTCGCCCGGGTGAGCGGCTTCCTCGAGAAGATCGCGTACCGCGAAGGGGACGTGGTGAAGGCGGGACAGGTGCTCTTCCGGATGGACCAGAAGCCATTCAAGGCCCAGGTTGCCGCGGCCAGGGGAGAACTGGCCCGTGCAAAAGCCCAGCTCTGGACGGCCAAAGCCAACCTGGACCGGATCAAGCCCCTTGCCGAACTGGATGCCGCCAGCAAGAGCGACCTAGACAACGCCACCGGCGCGGTGCAGTCGGCCGAGGCGGCGGTCTACCAGGCCCAGGCCAGGCTCGACGAAGCCGAACTGAACCTCGGCTACACCGTCATCCGCTCCCCCGTCACCGGGCTGTCCAGCCGCTCGCTCGTGCGGGAAGGCGCCTTCCTCAACCCGATGGGAGAGACGGCGCGCCTCACTTATGTGGCGCAGGTCAACCCGATCTGGATCAACTTCAGCGTCTCACAGAACGAATTCGCCCGGTTGCAGGACGAGGTGGCGAAGGGAATTCTGGTGCCGCCGCCGAACCAGGCCTACCAGGTCGAGATCAAGCTGCCCGACGGCAGCCGCTACCCCTACCCGGGAAAGATCAGCTTCGCCGATCCGTCCTTCAGTCGGGACACCGGCACATTCCTGGTCCGGGCCGAGCTGCCGAATCCGCAAGCCATGCTGCGGCCGGGGATGTTCGTCACGGCGATCGTCAGCGGCGCCGTCCGCCCCGACGCCATCGTCGTGCCGCAGAAGGCGGTCCAGGAAACCCCCAACGGGCACGTCGTCTACGGGGTGAACGAGGAGGGGTTGGCCGATCAGCGGCCGGTCGTGGTTGGGGAATGGATCGGCGACGACTGGGTCGTCAGACAGGGATTGAAGGCCGGCGACAAAGTGATCGTCGACGGCTTCCAGCGGCTGACACCGGGGGCGCCGGTGAAGGCCGTTGCCGCGGAAGCGACTCCAGCCGCTCCAGCGAATGCCGGTTCCGCGACGCCCCCGGCAGAAAAATAG
- the ydiK gene encoding AI-2E family transporter YdiK, translated as MVRNESSRDVTRTTLAVLFIGILIGASGWILHPFLTALVWATMFVVATWPLMLALQERLWAKRALAVTVMTVALLLVFIIPFTIAVLSLLERTDDIAGWVKSLATLTLPPAPAWVEQLPFVGPKLADRWNLLASAGPGALSERLAPYARSFARGVIAQAGNAGMLMVQFLLTVIISAILYAKGETAGRGVCRFARRLAGKNGEDAAILAARAIRSVALGVIVTALIQAFLGGIGLAVAGVPAAAVLATVIFILCVAQVGPHLVFIPVVVWLFWKDQNLWGTAMIVWALFVGLLDNFVRPVLIRRGADLPLVLIFAGVIGGLIAFGVIGLFIGPVMLAVTYTLLREWVILGESEEKESSVDAAA; from the coding sequence GTGGTGCGGAACGAGTCTTCCCGCGACGTCACCCGTACGACGCTGGCGGTACTCTTCATCGGCATCCTCATCGGGGCCAGTGGATGGATTCTGCACCCCTTCCTGACGGCTCTCGTCTGGGCGACCATGTTCGTGGTGGCCACCTGGCCGTTGATGCTCGCCCTCCAGGAACGGTTGTGGGCAAAGCGGGCGCTTGCCGTAACGGTGATGACGGTTGCGCTCCTGCTGGTCTTCATCATCCCCTTCACCATCGCCGTCCTCAGCCTTCTGGAGCGAACCGACGATATTGCCGGCTGGGTGAAATCCCTCGCCACGTTGACCCTTCCGCCGGCGCCCGCCTGGGTCGAGCAGCTGCCCTTCGTCGGACCGAAACTCGCCGACCGCTGGAACCTGCTGGCCTCTGCCGGTCCGGGAGCGTTGTCCGAGCGACTGGCCCCCTATGCGAGGAGTTTCGCGCGGGGGGTGATCGCCCAGGCCGGAAATGCGGGGATGCTGATGGTGCAGTTCCTCCTGACCGTCATCATCAGCGCCATCCTCTACGCGAAGGGCGAGACGGCTGGACGCGGCGTGTGCCGCTTCGCCCGGCGGCTGGCAGGGAAAAACGGCGAGGACGCCGCCATTCTCGCCGCCCGGGCCATCCGCAGCGTCGCTCTCGGGGTGATCGTCACCGCCCTGATCCAGGCGTTCCTCGGGGGGATAGGCCTGGCCGTGGCCGGAGTGCCGGCGGCAGCGGTGCTGGCGACGGTCATCTTCATCCTCTGCGTCGCCCAGGTGGGGCCGCATCTTGTATTCATTCCCGTCGTGGTGTGGCTCTTCTGGAAGGACCAGAATCTGTGGGGTACGGCGATGATCGTCTGGGCGCTCTTCGTCGGACTCCTGGACAACTTCGTCCGGCCGGTCCTCATCAGGCGGGGGGCCGACCTACCCCTGGTGCTGATCTTTGCCGGGGTGATCGGTGGGCTCATCGCCTTCGGTGTCATCGGGCTGTTCATCGGCCCGGTGATGCTCGCCGTCACCTACACCCTGCTCAGGGAATGGGTCATCCTGGGCGAGAGTGAAGAAAAGGAGTCTTCCGTCGATGCCGCAGCGTAA